The region TACAATTATCACACCCTGTAGTAACACCGCTATATAACCCTTTATAAAACTAATAGCGATACTTGATGTTGATTCCCCCGCAATAGTAGATAATGGAATAGGAGCAATGGCTGTGTAAATAGCGATTTCAAGAAAACGCCCTATAACCACAAATACAACCACAATTCTTATTATCAAAACGATAAACCAGGCTATTGCCATTTTCAAAAAAACGAAAGGACCATCCCAAAATCCAGCTTTTGCATATTCACCAGCCAACTTTGCATGTTCTTCCGGACTTAAAATACTCTTTATATTTTTAGGATCACCGATCAGTCCTAAAACACCATTCATAACAATTGCAATTACTTCCAAAATAGCATAACAATTCTGAACCACAAGCTTCGCAATGAAAAATCGCAACAATATTTTAACAACATTCTCCCAATTAACAAATTCAAACATCACCGTTTTTTTAAGAAATTCATAAAAGAAGAAAAAAATTAATAAAGTTAAAGCTATCGACTCTAAAGACGTCGCAAATACTTTTGCGGTAGTAGCAACTCCACTCATCGAACCTTCGGAATAATCCCCAAAAGGCAGTGCTTTTACAGTCTCAATAATTTTTACTATATCTTTTTCCAAACCGGTTAAGCCATCAGCCATGTTATTATACATCTCATCCATGGGCCCACCCCCTAAACCATAACTATATTTATCTTAACAATCCTTATATCCCTAAACATTTACTACATTCTTAGTTATATTATAACAAAAAAGCTGTTAAATGTACAGTATTTGCTATAATTTATCCCTATTTTGCGACTCTTAAGCTATTATTCCTAAAGGAACAATTTATTAACCGACATGGAAACACTCCAAACCATGAACCCAGAAACCATAGCAGTTAAACCAACCACCTTTTCGCCCGCATCATCCTGCACAAAAGCCAGTCCAAGTTTTATGGCCCCATAAAAAGCCACCAATAAACCAAGCTTTGCCGTCCAACCCACTAATATACCGGTTGAATTATAAAGCTTAGCTTGTCCCTTCGCAGCCCAGCTAGTTGAATCTAATCCCGACCCCGGGAGTGCTCCACCAAACCCCGGTTTATTGGCTTCCGCAATTGCATTGTTAACAGCCACAAGAAACGAATCGTAATCAGAGGGAGCCCCGGGGACATTATCATAAACATCTCTCCAAGTATTAATTGATATTGAAAAATAAGGGGCTACATCCGCCAACTCAGTTTTCCCGCCGCGAACAAGTGCCAAAAAATCATTCCAAGAACCTACTCCTGCTTCTCCCGTGCCAGCCTGATTCCCCTGTTCAATAGCCATATTAATCATCAAGCTAAAATCCTCATAATTTGCGGGTGCATCCGGAATACACCGCTGCACATCTTGCCAAGTATTCACTTTTTGCGAAAGATATGGTTCCACTTGACTTATCGTAGTTTTTCCACTACGAATTAGGGCTAACAGTTCATCCCAAGTGTTAACTTGTCCACCATAGACCGTTTCCGGAAACATAACAGCACCAATTAACAGCACCGTACACAAAAGTGAGCTCATCATCATTATCGTTTTTCTTTTTCTAATTAACTTTTTCATGAAACCCACCCCCGAACTTAAGCTATTTAGAAAAAAAGGGAGACCGCTTATTAAAAAGACCAGCCCTCCCCATAATAATTTACCTACAAACTTTATCAATTTCTAAATAATTAAGCGGTAAAGAAAATATTTACGGACATGGAAATACCCCAAAGCATAAATCCTGCGGCCATTGTTTTTAAACCTCTTACCTTAGAATCGGCATCATCATTCATAAAGCCTAATACTGTTTGCAGAGCACCAAAGAAAGCCACTACCAGACCAATTTTACCCGCCCAACCAGCTAGCCAACCAATTACCTTATGCATTTTGTCAGCACCCTTTAATTCAGCATCACTTGGTATTGTAATCGGACCGGTCTCCTCTTTACCTTCACCTTCACCTTCACCTTCACCTTCACCTTTAGCATAGGCCGGCAAAGCAAATAAACTAAATAAAATCGTAAAACAAACCAACAACGCCGCAAAAAACATTACTTTCCTTTGAAACTTTCTACTAAACATTTTCTTCCTAATTACTATACCCCTCATTCAGAATCACTCCTTTTTACTTTTTTAATAAGCCTGAATTTTATCTCCGGGAATCTCAAGAAGTCATGATCAAGAGTTCTTTCACGGAGTAAGCTATTTTCATGGTGATAGGGATCACCATCACCAAATTGCAAATCCCTTCCGGCCATTTTCACCCCCTTAATATTCCGATAATCAAAGAAATAGCGGTCAGAACTATCATACAAATACTTATAGTTCTTGTGACTCTCCAATCTATACTTACGGGAATAAAAGGGATTCATTCCTCTAATATGTAAAATACAATCGCGGTCTGGGATACGACCCAATTCATCCGGCTTCATTAACTCACGAGCCATTCCGTCAAAACTTTTGGAACTGGTATGTTTCCAAAGTGATTCCCTAGAAACACTTATAGAGTAAGAATCAATACTTTCTTCACCTAAAATCTTACTAACATATTCTAATGTAGCGATATCTTTCCCACCAAGGAATAACATACTATCACAGTTACCAATTATGTTTTCCCAGGTAGCTTCGTAAACAGCTTCTAGTTGAGAAATGTTTTGAATAATTACACTAACACTAACTTCTCTACTCCTCATGGTACCAACTAATTTATCAAATTCAGGTATTTGCCCAATATTGGCGAACTCATCCAAAATAAATCTAACGTGAATCGGCAACCTGCCCCGATACTTAAAATCGGCCACATGATAAAGAGTATCAAAAAGCTGTGTATACATCATGGCCACCAAAAAGTTAAACGTAGTGTTACTATCTGACATTAAAACAAACAGGGCTGTTTTCTGATCCCCAAGTGTCTCTAATCCCAGGGTATCGCGTGAAGTCAAATTCCCCAAAGCCGGTATATTAAATGAGGCTAAACGCACACCAGCCGAAATCAAAATTGATTTTGCCGTTTTACCGGCAGCTTGTTTAAAAATTGAATATTGTTTTAAAGCAATATGCTGTGGCTTTTCCTTTTTTAACTGTCTAAAAATTAAATCCAAATCACTTTCATATTCGTCGTCCATTTCTCTTACTTCAGCCATGCGTAGCAATTCCAAAATTGTCGAGAAATTTTGCTCCTCTTTAGGTAATTCATACCAAACAAAGAAGGCTAAAGCTTGTAAAAGAGCCGTTTCGGCTTTTTCCCAAAAAGGGTCCTGAGCCTGTGAACCATCTGGAGTAGTATTTTGAATCAAACAATCAATAACCTTCAAGACATCTGTTTCATCTCGAATATATTCGAAAGGATTATAGCCATCACTATGTTCCATATCAATAACATTCAAAACCTTAATACGGTAACCCATCTTTTGCAAAAAACAACCTGTATCCCGCAAAATTTCCCCTTTAGGGTCTGTAATGACATAAGATGTATTCGCTTGCAGAATATTCGGCTTGGCAAAATATCGTGTTTTCCCAGTACCCGGTGAACCAATAATTAGCATATTCAAGTTTTTACCCGTTTTACGAGTATTAAGACTCATACCTTCTGTTTGAGTAAAAATAATGTTATTGTTTTTGCGGCGGTCCATAATTTTTTTAATGTCACCACGTTTGGCCCATTCCGCCGTACCAAATTCCTTTCCCAGCATATATTTTTTACGGGTAGTAAAATAATAAGCTACCATAACAAAGTAAAACATTGAAAAAAAGAGAAACTGCTGTAACTCACGTAAGGTTGGCACAAAAATAGGAGCCTCTTGCATCTGCAGAGCAACCTGATCAACAAATCCCTCAATCTGCTCAATACTCTCTATTACAAATTGCTCATATGTATTATAAACAGAACAAACATGCAGCATTATAAAAGCAAAAACTCCATAACCAACCACAAAAAGGAACAAATGAAACCTTAACCTACTTTCCCTTTTTTGTTGTTCGGTTACTGCCATCTCCCCCACCCCCTGCAAATCATTTCAAGAACGCACTAACTTATTATAGATTATTACAACAAATTATGACAAAAAGCAAGCAAATCCTACTCTTGTAACTATATTATAACATTTTCCCTAACTAATAACAATAAGAGTCATTATCTTTTGTAATGTTTAGATAACAGGTTATTCTGTTTGGGGGTTCTCCTTTTTTTCACCCCGACCTTTACCTTTTAACTTACTAATCAAACCCGGGGCCATCTTTAAAATATTTTCCCAAGAATCACGTTCTTTTAAGGGAATTAAGGAAACCTCTTCCTCTTTCACCACCATAATAGCTGTTGGCATTATTTTTGCCCCTACACCCGCTCCAGCAGCACCATCTGCTTTTTTATCCTTAGATGTTCCCCCACCAGAACCCAAACCAAAACTAATTTCGATTAAAGGAATTAAAGTTATGTCACCCACTTTTATAGGTTCACCAACAACGGTTTCTGTGCGGAAAAAAGTTTTTAATTGACCAAACAAGGTTTGTAAATGCTGATTAAAATCCATTCTTTTACCTCCTAGGTACACCTTTTCAATTTAACCCCTTTAAACCAACAAAGGGGATAAAGCCATAAAAATTGTAAACAATAATAAAGTAAAACAATTAAACATACTTTACCTTCCATTTGCAGATCAAATTCACAGACCGATCCGGTAAAATCTAAATTTATCAGCCAATTTCTCTTTCGCCATCCCATCAAAAAAGCGGCCAATAAACCAGTATAATAAGGATCGTCAAAACCTATTTTACCTTCGAAAAACATTTTACGCGGGTAAAAAACCGCACCAATGCTAAATAATAATTCTCGTAAACAAGCAAATGCTTCCCGACTTAACAATTCCTGCCAATTAAATATCCTTCGCCATATTCTTCTCTTTTTCGTCTCCTTTTCCTGCTTATCCAATAAAGTTTTTTGTTTTTTTATGCCTTTTTCCTTTTTTTTCATTCTTTTTATCAATCTACCAAACAAAAAAATAGCCTTTTCCAATTCCTGATCTTTGTATTGCAAACATAATCGAAGCCCACCTTGTTTCAACACAAAGTTTGTTTCCCATTTTTCTTGTTTAGCAATCTTCAATGAATAATAAAAAGGACAAAATAAAATAAAAAGAACAATTCCTAAACAAAAAACGAGAAAATAAACTAAACCTAACAGCATAAAAACTCACTTCCCTTATTCAATCCATAACTAACCATTATGATATCAAGAAAACACACAAAATAATATAAAGGGGAGATTTAAATTTGATTGTCTTCTTTCGTACCCTTATTTTATATTCCTTGGTTGTCTTAGTTATGCGTTTGATGGGTAAACGCCAAATCGGGGAACTACAACCTTTTGAATTAGTAATTGCCATCATGATTTCCGAATTGGCAGCTGTGCCCATGGCTGATACCGAAATACCACTTTTAGATGGAATTATTCCCATTTTGACTTTACTTTTGGCCCAAGTTTCCATTGCCTATCTTACTTTAAAAAGCAAACGAGCCAGAACCTTTATTTGCGGCCGCCCTAGTATTTTAATAGAAAAAGGCACCATTATTGAAAGTGAACTGCGCCGTTTACGAATTAATTTAAATGACCTTTTGGAACAATTACGGGTTAAAAACTTTACTAATATTGCTGATGTTGATTATGCCATTTTAGAAACCAATGGACAAATGAGTATCATCCCTAAAAGCAGCAGCCGCCCCATCATTACAGAAGATTTAGGGATAAACCCTAAAGATGTGGGCTTACCCTTATCATTAGTATTAGATGGGTATATCGAACATGATAATTTAAAACGCTTTAACCTTACCGAAGAAAAATTACTAGACAAACTAAGTAAATATCAAATCAAAGATTTAAAGGAACTTTTTTTTGTAAGTATTGATAAAACGGGAAAAATATCTTGGCAGCGTAAAAAGGAGGTTAATTAATTGTTTGAACAAAAATATTTTGTTCCCCTAGCCCTAATCATGTTATTACTGTTTCTTTTAAGTTTAGGTTGGGGTATGAATGTTTTTTTAGATAGAAGTGCCGCCTTACTTTTGAAAGCTACCCAAAAAATTGAACTCGCAATTAAAGAAGCCAACTGGACAAAAGCGAAAAAGCACTTTCAACAAACCAAAAAGGAATGGGACGAGGTACGCAAATATTGGCCTTTATTAATTCATCACCAAGAAATGGACCGTATTGAAGAAAGTTTCGCCAAAATAAAGAGCTATCTTGATCATCAAGATAGCAATCATGCTTTAGCTGAAATTTACGTTTTACACAGCTATATTCAACATATCCCGGAAAGCAAAGCCCTCAGCTTGCAAAATATTTTTTAACCAGCAATTCCGCTATCTGCACTGCATTTAAGGCCGCCCCCTTGCGCAGATTATCGGCCACCACCCATAAATTTAAACCATGTGCTACCGTAAAATCTTTCCTTATTCTACCCACATATACTTTATCCCCCCCTGCACAATCTAAAGGCAGAGGATAAACATTGTTTTCCACATCATCAACTACTTTTACCCCAGGGGCTTTTGCCAATATTTCTTTTACAGCCGCTATTTCAGGCAAAGGTTTTTCAGTTTCAATATTAAGGGCCTCTGCATGACAATTAAAAACCGGAACCCTTACAGCAGTAGGGGAAATTTGTAAAGAAGTATCATTTAAAATTTTATGTGTTTCCCGCACCATTTTTAATTCTTCTTTGGTATAACCATTTTCCAAAAAAGAATCAATATGTGGTAAAACATTAAAAGCAATTTGATGAGGATATACATTTACCTGCGGTTTTTCACCACTTACAAATGCCTTTACCTGATTTTCCAATTCTTCGATGGCCTGCCGTCCCGTACCTGAAACTGACTGATATGTGGAAACTACAATTCTTTTAATTTTAAACAAATCATGTAATGGTTTTAAAGGAACCACCATCTGAATTGTGGAACAATTAGGATTGGCAATTATACCATGATGATCTTCAATAGCCGTGGGATTTACTTCCGGAATAACCAACGGTACATTTGGCTCCAAACGAAAAGCACTGCTATTATCTATTACCACGGCCCCAGCCTCCAAAGCCAAAGGTGCCAATTCCAAAGAGGCCTTACCACCAGCTGCCATTAGAACCAGATCTATATTCTGAAAGGCTCCTGGTGTAAAACATTCTACTACATACTTTTGTCCCCGGAATCTAATTATTTCACCGGCATTTCTCCTGACTAATAAACGCAGTTCAGCCACAGGAATCCGAGATTTTTCCAAAATGGCAACCATTTGTCGCCCCACTGCTCCCATACCGACTATAGCTATATTATATCTACTCATCATTATCCCCCTCACCATTAATACACTATTTAAGTATATGTTATTATACAACTCCCCCGTGATTCCTGCAATACATGACTTTTTTTACGGGGTTTACCTCCTAATCTTTTTCCTTTAAAATAATAGTTGTCGACATTATTTTTCAAGGAGGCCCTTATGAAAAAAAAGCTAATTATGATTATTCTGGGTTTATTTATTTCCGTTCCCACTTTAGCGGTTACCAATACACCTAAACAGATGGTAGCGGAAATTATTCCTTTACAAAAAACAGACATCCTGCTTGCCGACCAAAAAATTGATTTGGGATTTACAGAAGAAAGCATTTTGGTTAATTCTACCTATTCTTTAATCAATCCCGGAGAAAACAACAAAAAACTAAAAATGGGATTACCTTTTCTCACAAAAGAAGAATCTTTAACAGTTTGGGCTGGGGAAACGGAAATTGAAACCAAATACCAACCTAGAGCCCAACGTTATTTTTGGGAAATCACCTTAGAACCCCACCAAGAGCTTACCCTAAACCTAGATTATCGACTCCCACTTACAACTGATACCCAAGGTTTTTGCAGCTTTGGTTATTCTTTTCCCCAAAATGGCTTTACCTTAAAAGAAAAGGCCCAATTCACCCTAATGGTTAATTTTTTAAATACACATCCGGGATTAATCCATTCCCTTACACCTGGTTATCAATTTAAGGAAGATTTACTTATTTGGTCTTTCACCGATAATAGAGAACCACTCAGCATTCAAATTAATTTAAAAAAAGAACAGCAAGAGTGGCTGCAATTACTTAGTCCCGAAGAAGAACAAACTATCGCCATTTTAACCGCCTATGAAGAATATGATAAAGCAATTTCCCTACTAGAAAAAAAGCAAACTGAAATTAGCAAAAAAGAAGAAAAACTGGCTCTTCTACACGGTCAAGCCTATTACTATCAAAAAGCTGCCAATGAAAAAAAGGCTTTACAATTATTTAATGAGCTAATAAATAATGAAGCCACCTATCCGCGGGCATATTGGGAAGTAGGTAAATCCTATGACCAACATACCGGCAAATTAATGAACTTATTAAATCAAATTCAAGAACTAAAAGTTCACTCTTTACTACAGCCCTGGCTAAAAGCCAAACTGCCGCCCGAAAAAGTAAAACCCAGCCCACCGGAAATAACTATTAAGTATACGACTACTAATGAAAGCCGCCAAGGCATTATTTTAAAAAGTTATTTAGAAGACCCAGATGGTGATCTTTCCCAGATTACACTTAATTATCAATGGGAAGGAGAAACCGCACAACAAATAGATTTTCCTTTACAGCCCTTTCAATATGATTATGATTTAGTTTACTTTAACCCAGCACCTGGACCCTTTAAAAAATTATTCTACGAATTAACTGCCTCTGATTCTGCCGGACATCAAGTCACCACTGGCAAAAAAGAAACCTTTTATCTGAATAAAAACATAGAAAGCAGTGCCTTTATTCTAGAAGGGGCTAATCTAATTCTTGGTGATTATTTCCCAGAAGAACAAAATAAAGTTTATAAATGGTTCAAAAGTTATTTAAAAATGGCCAAAGAGGCTGGTTTTGTTCCCGTAGAAGCTAAAAGTCCCCTTTTTATTTTTATGGGGAAAGAACATGATTTTTATGAAAACTATCAAGGTTCATTATTTGTCTATTATACTGCTTCACCTTTTAATCCCCAGGAAACAAGAATTCCGGTACACCGCCATTTTTTAAGTCACTGGTATGGACCAGGCTGGCACACACTACCACTAGAAGAATTAATTTCTTTAGGTGATGCCCTTCTTTTAAATAAAGGTTGGCAAGCACAAATTTTTACCTATTTACAAAAAAAGAACCACCAACAATTTGCAGTCCTCCTTTGTGAAATTGGTAATGGTCATGACTATACAACAGCCCTAGCCAATACATTTCACCTCACACCTTTAAAAGCGAACTTCTTAACTATTTGGTATTTAATCGGCAACTACATTTTAGCAATCCTAATCATTATTACCTTTGCCTGGTTAGGGAAAAACGGACATTTAACCAAATTATTCAAAGGTCTTTCCTGATTTTTTATCAAAAACTCTTTTTTCTCCCGAAAAAAACCAAAGTTCGGCAGGAGTTTTTTACTCCATGTCGAACTTTATAATGTCGGGAGGGATCTAGGTGAAAATAAAAGCAAACATCTTGAAAAAACTAGCTATTAGCCTTAGTTTACTTATAGCCACATCGGCTTTTTCTTATGCAGGATCGGTAAATATTGATTTAGAAGAACAGCAAAATCAAATACTAGAACAAATTACTGCCCAAAAAAATATTTTAAATAAAAAAAAGGCAGAAGAAAAAAATG is a window of Clostridia bacterium DNA encoding:
- a CDS encoding type IV secretory system conjugative DNA transfer family protein — encoded protein: MAVTEQQKRESRLRFHLFLFVVGYGVFAFIMLHVCSVYNTYEQFVIESIEQIEGFVDQVALQMQEAPIFVPTLRELQQFLFFSMFYFVMVAYYFTTRKKYMLGKEFGTAEWAKRGDIKKIMDRRKNNNIIFTQTEGMSLNTRKTGKNLNMLIIGSPGTGKTRYFAKPNILQANTSYVITDPKGEILRDTGCFLQKMGYRIKVLNVIDMEHSDGYNPFEYIRDETDVLKVIDCLIQNTTPDGSQAQDPFWEKAETALLQALAFFVWYELPKEEQNFSTILELLRMAEVREMDDEYESDLDLIFRQLKKEKPQHIALKQYSIFKQAAGKTAKSILISAGVRLASFNIPALGNLTSRDTLGLETLGDQKTALFVLMSDSNTTFNFLVAMMYTQLFDTLYHVADFKYRGRLPIHVRFILDEFANIGQIPEFDKLVGTMRSREVSVSVIIQNISQLEAVYEATWENIIGNCDSMLFLGGKDIATLEYVSKILGEESIDSYSISVSRESLWKHTSSKSFDGMARELMKPDELGRIPDRDCILHIRGMNPFYSRKYRLESHKNYKYLYDSSDRYFFDYRNIKGVKMAGRDLQFGDGDPYHHENSLLRERTLDHDFLRFPEIKFRLIKKVKRSDSE
- a CDS encoding sporulation protein, which encodes MDFNQHLQTLFGQLKTFFRTETVVGEPIKVGDITLIPLIEISFGLGSGGGTSKDKKADGAAGAGVGAKIMPTAIMVVKEEEVSLIPLKERDSWENILKMAPGLISKLKGKGRGEKKENPQTE
- a CDS encoding DUF421 domain-containing protein, which codes for MRLMGKRQIGELQPFELVIAIMISELAAVPMADTEIPLLDGIIPILTLLLAQVSIAYLTLKSKRARTFICGRPSILIEKGTIIESELRRLRINLNDLLEQLRVKNFTNIADVDYAILETNGQMSIIPKSSSRPIITEDLGINPKDVGLPLSLVLDGYIEHDNLKRFNLTEEKLLDKLSKYQIKDLKELFFVSIDKTGKISWQRKKEVN
- a CDS encoding DUF4363 family protein, with product MFEQKYFVPLALIMLLLFLLSLGWGMNVFLDRSAALLLKATQKIELAIKEANWTKAKKHFQQTKKEWDEVRKYWPLLIHHQEMDRIEESFAKIKSYLDHQDSNHALAEIYVLHSYIQHIPESKALSLQNIF
- a CDS encoding aspartate-semialdehyde dehydrogenase; translated protein: MMSRYNIAIVGMGAVGRQMVAILEKSRIPVAELRLLVRRNAGEIIRFRGQKYVVECFTPGAFQNIDLVLMAAGGKASLELAPLALEAGAVVIDNSSAFRLEPNVPLVIPEVNPTAIEDHHGIIANPNCSTIQMVVPLKPLHDLFKIKRIVVSTYQSVSGTGRQAIEELENQVKAFVSGEKPQVNVYPHQIAFNVLPHIDSFLENGYTKEELKMVRETHKILNDTSLQISPTAVRVPVFNCHAEALNIETEKPLPEIAAVKEILAKAPGVKVVDDVENNVYPLPLDCAGGDKVYVGRIRKDFTVAHGLNLWVVADNLRKGAALNAVQIAELLVKKYFAS